A stretch of the Polaribacter pacificus genome encodes the following:
- a CDS encoding TlpA family protein disulfide reductase, producing the protein MVKKIKKHFWNIAFVVLIGLFIYPPTKVYFLRIFSFSPTVIAAEDQQVLKDTDWQLKGLNTKDIQANELNGKVVFVSFWATWCPPCIAEMPSMKELYDNYKDEVEFIFVSDENWGTISAFFDKKEYDFPVYNSLTIPPKALQSNSIPTTFIIDKNSKIHVKKVGAADWNSTSVQELLNKLIKKP; encoded by the coding sequence ATGGTAAAAAAAATTAAAAAACATTTTTGGAATATTGCTTTTGTTGTGTTGATTGGTTTGTTTATTTATCCACCAACAAAAGTGTACTTTTTACGCATATTTTCTTTTTCACCAACAGTGATTGCAGCAGAAGATCAACAGGTTTTAAAAGATACTGATTGGCAACTAAAAGGATTAAACACTAAAGATATTCAAGCAAATGAGCTAAATGGCAAAGTTGTTTTTGTAAGTTTTTGGGCTACTTGGTGTCCGCCGTGTATTGCAGAGATGCCTAGTATGAAAGAATTGTATGACAACTATAAAGACGAGGTTGAATTTATTTTTGTAAGTGATGAAAACTGGGGTACAATTTCTGCATTCTTTGATAAAAAAGAGTATGATTTTCCAGTATATAATTCATTGACTATACCACCTAAAGCATTACAATCCAATTCTATCCCGACAACTTTTATCATAGACAAAAACTCTAAGATCCACGTAAAAAAAGTAGGGGCAGCTGATTGGAATTCTACTTCAGTACAAGAGCTACTAAATAAACTCATAAAAAAGCCCTAG